The Stigmatella ashevillena genomic sequence GACGCGCGGGTGATAGACGCGCTGGTGCAGGCGGCGCGGGTGAAGGCAGAGACGCTCGCGGACGAGAAGGGGCTGGAGGCGGAGGTGGACCGGATGTACGCCGACTTCCGCAAGCGGATGCCGGATGTGCTGGGCCGCGTGAAGCACGAGCGCCGGGATGATCCGGAGCACCACACGAAGAAGCTGGTGTTCCACACGGAGATCAACGGGAGCATGCGCGAGACGGTGTTGGATCACGCGTTCCTGTCGTCTCCGGAGTACCTGGAGCTGGTGGCGCTCCGGGAGGCCGTCACGGGCCTGGGCCGTCCGCCGTACACCGTGAAGGTGGATGGTGGAGAGGTGACGGCGTTCTCGGTGCAGGAGGTGCTGGCCGTGGTGCGCAAGGACGCGCAGAAGGGGCTGGGCCTGCAGCGCTACAAGGGACTGGGCGAGATGAACCCGGAGCAGCTCTGGGACACGACCATGAACCCCGCGACGCGCACGCTGTTGCAGGTGCAGCTCAAGGACGCGGTGGAGAGCGATGGCATCTTCTCGCTGCTGATGGGCGAGGCGGTGGAGCCGCGGCGCGAGTTCATCGAGCGCAACGCGCTAGACGTGCAGAACCTGGACATCTGAGCCGCGAGTTCAGGCACGTGGGGCGGAGCCGCCCTTGAGACGGGGCGGCTCCAGAGAGGCACCGATGCTGATTGAGCTGAAAGTCTACGATTTCAAGAGCTACCGCGAGGCTGCGCTCCCGCTTGCGGAACTCACGGTGCTGATTGGTGCGAACGCTTCCGGCAAGAGCAATCTGCTGGAGGCTCTGCAAATTCTATCCTGGCTTGCACGTGGACGACGGTTGTCCGAGATCCTTTACGCCTTGAAAGATCGGCAACTGGATGTTCGTGGGCCTGTGAGCCGTTTGGTTCATGGAGACGGCGCGGAGTTCAGTCTGTCTGCCATGCTTGAAATTGACGGTCAGATTCTAGGATTCGTCGTGGAGTTGGGTCTAGAAGCGCAAGGCCTGCGAATCGTCAGCGAAGCTCTGCTCGATGAAGAGACCGCCGCCAAGCTATTCCTTTATCGGGTCGATCGAGAATCCGCGTCCCCGTACAGCAACGAGGTACAGGTCGAGTACAACAACTTCGCGCGGGGTGGAGTGAAGCCCAAGATTGCATGCATCAATCAGCAGGCCATCTTTACGCAGCTGACGACGCCCGCCCGCTTCTGGAGCGAACACAAGAAGTCACAGGAGCGTATTCCTCAGGCGTCAAAACAGCTCCAGTCCGCGCTGGAGTCGATCTTGTTCCTCGATCCTGCTCCGCGACGGATGCGTGACTACAGCTTCACCGTAGAGCGTACCTTGCAGGGGGATGGCTCGAACGTCTCTGCCGTTCTCTACGATCTCTGTGAGAAGCAACAGCGCAAGGCCGAGGTGCTGGCCTTCATCCGGTCTTTGCCAGAGCAGGACATCCTGGACCTTTTGTTTCTCAAGGGGCCTCGGGATGAGGTCATGGTCCAACTCACGGAGAGCTTTGGCGGCAAATCGCAGACCTACGAGGCGGCGCTGCTGTCCGACGGGACGCTGCGCGTTCTGGCCGTGGCCGCTGCGGTTCTCTCCGTGCCTGAGGGCTCGTTGGTGGTGATCGAAGAGATCGACAACGGTGTGCATCCGAACCGGGCCAGGCTGCTTCTGGAGAACATCCAACGGGTCGCTCGGGCACGGAAGCTGCGAGTCCTGCTCACCACCCACAATCCCGCTCTGCTGGACGCCATCCCGGTGGATGCCATTCCGGACGTGGTGGCCTGTTACCGGGATCCGAAGGAGGGCGACAGCCGCCTGATGCCGCTCAGCAAGATCCCGGACTATCCAGAGCTGGTGGCTCAGGGGCCCGTGGGTCAACTTGTGACGCGGGGGATTCTGGATCGCTACCTCAAGTTCCCGAAGACGCCCGAGGACAAAGCAGCTCAGGCTCAGGAGGTCTTGGCGATGCTGCATGATGCTCCGAGCGAGCCGTGAGCATCTGCCTCGTAGACACCAGCGTCTTCTGCGAATTGCTCCGGGTCCCGAACATGGACCAGCGGCATGCGGAGGTAATCGCAGAGTTCGAGAAGAAGCTGAAGATTCCTGAGACGCTCCTGTTGCCGATGACCACGGTTCTTGAAACGGGAAATCACATCGGTCAACAGGGAGACGGGCGCCAGCGGCGAGAGGCTGCGAGCAGGTTCACGGCACAGGTGCGCCGGGCGCTGGAAGGACGGTCTCCGTTCGCCCCAACGCGTCTCCTGAACCGAGAGTCTCTTCTGGAGTGGCTGGATGAGTTTCCAGAATGGGCCCTGAAGGGAAGTGGGCTGGGAGATCTCTCGATCCTGAAGGACTTCGAGCATCAATGCGCGCTGCACCGGGGGCGCCGCGTCTACATCTGGTCCTTGGATGTCCACCTCTCCTGCTACGATCGGGCTGCGACGCTCTGAGTCCCAGCCGTCACTCGATGCCCAGCCGCTCCGGGTGCGTGTAGACGTTGAAGCGTCCGTTTCGCACGAACGTGGCGAGTGTAATCCCGGAGCGCTCGGCCAGGTCCACCGCGAGGGAACTGGCCGCTGACACGCTGGCCACCACCGGAATCTTTGCCATCGCCGCCTTCTGCACGATTTCGAAGCTCGCGCGCCCACTCACCACGAGCACCCAGGGTTGGTACTTGGAACTGGGATTCAGGAGGGACGTGGGGGCTCGCGCGGAGCGGATCACACCCTCCAGCACCATGTCTCCCACCACCTTGTCCACCGCGTTGTGCCGGCCCACGTCCTCGGCTGCCGCCAGCATCTCGCCCTTCGCGTCGAGTGCCGCCGCCGCGTGCATTCCTCCCGTGCGCGCGAAGTTGAGCTGCACCTCCTTCAGGCGGTCCGTCGCCCGGGCAACCAACTTGGGCGAGAGCGTTGCCCCTGCGGGCACCGGCGTGCAAACCGCCATCAGGTCCTCCACGCTGCGCCGCCCGCACACCCCACAGGCCGATGTCGTCAGCGTCCCTCTTCGCGCCGCGCTCACCTTTTCGATGTCCAGCACCAACCCCGGCGCGGGCGTCACCTCGATGATGTTGCCCCAGCCTTCTTCTCCGGGATGCCCGCAGTGCGCCAGTCCCCCCAAGTCATCCGCCGAGCGGATGATGCCCTCGGAGAACAGGAAGCCCGCCGCCAGCTCACGGTCTTGTCCCGGCGTCCGCATGGTGATCGCCACCGTGTCCCCACTCACGCGGATCTCCAGGGGTTCCTCCACCGCCACCGAGTCCAGTTCCGAAGGCGTGGCCTTGCCCGACGAGAACCGCATCACCTTCCGCTGGGCGACGCCTTTATTGTCAATCAACATGGGTCCTCTCCCGCGCCAACCGCGCGATGAACATCGCGAGCCCTTGCACTTCCTCCAGGCCAAACCGTTTTGGCTCCTGCGGGGCCCCCTCGGGCAGCTCCCGGGCATCCGTGACGATGGCCACGACATCCGGACGCGAGGCCGCCAGCAGCGGCCCCTGGCCCTCGCGCCACACCTCGAGTTTGGGCAACGGCCCGTTCTTCCATCCCTCCACCAGCACGAGATCCACCGTGTCCCCAAAGCGCGCGAGCAAGGGAAGCAACGCGCGGGAGGGGTCCTCGCGCACCGTGAGCTGCACCCCCGCCGGTGTGGCGAAGGCGACAAAGGCGGCCTCTGCCTGCTCGAAGCGGGCCGTGTCGCTGTGCTCCCGGTGCAGCGGGTGGGGATCCGAGGAGTGCTTCACCACGCCCACCCGCAGGCCCTGTTCCTGGAGTGCTGGCAGGAGCCGCTCCACCAGCGTCGTCTTTCCCATGCCCGAGCCGCCGATGATGCTCACCGCGGGGGGCGCCCTCATGGCACGGCCGCCAGGTAGCGAGGACGGTCGAACAGCTCCACCTCGACTTCGTCTCCCTCGGCGAAGTCCGCCCTCCCGGGGGGAAGCACCGCGTAGCCCTCAGCCCCCACGTTCTGGAGAATCTGGCCCGCGCCCTGGGGCCGCAGCCGCACCCAGGCAAGGCCCTCCCGGTGCTCCACTTGGGCGCTGATCAGATAGGTGAGGCCCGCCTGTTTGTGTCGGCCTTCCGTGAGCCTCGCCCGCAAGCGCCGCCGCTCCTCGTGCACGCCCTGGAGCTTGAGCAGCACCGGACGCCCGAGCTGATCCCACGCCACGGTGGCGGCCCCGGGATTGCCGGGCAGGACGATCACCGCCGTGCTCCCCAGCCGTGCCACCGCCACGGGCTTGCCGGGCTTGAGTGCCACCCCATCCACGACGAAGCGGGCCCCCAGTTCGGTGAGTGCGCTTTTCACCTGGTCCTTGTCTCCCACGGAGGCTCCGCCCGTGGTGACAAGCACATCCGCTTGGGACGCCAGCCGCGTCACGGCCTCGCGAAGCTCCGTGCGGTCGTCCCGTGCTCGCCCGGTGGAAATCACCTCCGCGCCGGCTTCGCGGGCCAGGGCGGCCACGAGCAGGAGGTTGCTCTCGTACACTTGATGGGGCTGGGCCGGGTGTCCCGGAGGCACCAGCTCGTCCCCGGTGGCGAGCACGGCCACACGCGGTGCCGGGCGGACGAGCGCGGTGGGCATCCCCAAGGAGGCGAGCACTCCCAGCACGGAGGGCTCCACACGTTGGCCCGCGGCGAAGAGCGGCGTGCCTTCGCGCACCTCTTCGCCCGCACGGCGGATGTCGTGGCCCGGCGGAACGGTGATGAAGAGGGAGACATGCCCGGTTCCCTCGGCCCGCGCGGCCTCCTGGCGGACGACGGCATCGGCTCCGGGTGGGAGCGGGGCGCCCGTGAAGATGCGCGCGGCCTCGCCCGGTTGGAGTGAGCACGAGGGCAGGGCGCCCGCGTACACCGTATCGACGACGCGCAGGCGCACGGGGTGGCCCCGGGTGGCCCCGTGGGTTTCCCCGGCGCGCACGGCCCAGCCATCCATGGCGGAGTTGTCGCACCCTGGCAACGAGCGCGTGGCGCTCACCGCGGTGGCCAGGAACCGGCCATGGGCGTGCAACAAGGGCACGGCCTCGGCGGGCGCGGGGCAGACGGCGTCGAGCACGGCCTGTCTCGCGGTGGCGAGGGAGGTCAGGGACATGGAGGGCGGGAGGCCCGCCGGTCCGACGGGTTCCAGTGCCAGGAATCCTACCTCAAAGGTGGGTGGACCTGCTGGACAGACAAGGCCTCGGCCGGGAGATATAGGGCGTCTCCATGTCTGCGGAGACCATTCAACGGGAGCTGGCTCAGTCCGCCGATGCGGCGAAGGCCGCCTTTTACCCGCGCTTCTTCAAGACCGGACCGGGGGAGTACGCCGAGGGAGACCGGTTTCTCGGCGTTACGGTTCCCCTCCAGCGGCGGATCGCCCGGCGCCACCGGGACACGCCGCTGCCCGAGCTGGCCAAGCTGGTGGGCAGCCCCATTCATGAGCACCGCCTCACGGGTTTTCTCATCCTCATCGGACAGTACCGCCAAGCGGACGAGGCCGTGCGCGAGCGGCTCCATGCCTTCTGCCTCCGGCACCTCGCGTCGTTGAACAACTGGGACTTGGTGGACACGGTGGCGCCCCATCTGCTCGGGGAGCACCTTGTCCTGCACCCGGAGCGCCGGTCCATGTTGTTCGACTGGGTCCGCTCCCCCTCGCTGTGGAAGCGGCGCATCGCCATCATGGCCACCCATGCCTTCGTTCGGAAAGGAGACTTCGCGGATGCCCTGGCCCTTGCGGAGCGCCTCCTGGGGGATCCAGAAGACCTGATCCACAAGGCGGTGGGCTGGACCCTGCGCGAGGTGGGGACACGGGCGCTCGCGTTGGAGGAAGCCTTCCTGGAACGCCACGCGGGGCAGATGCCCCGCACCATGCTCCGCTATGCCATCGAGAAGTTTCCCCCCGCTCGCCGCCGGTACTTCATGGAGCGTTGAGCGATGGGCCCGTATCCCGATGTGACCTGGGCGGTGATTGCCGGAGGCCAGGCCCGGAGGCTGTCGGGCGTGCCCAAGGGGCTCCTCGAGTTCGAGGGACGTCCGGTGCTGGCGTGGCTGCTCGCGCTGTCTCCGCTGTTCGCCGAGACGCTGTTGGTGGCGAACGTCCCGGAGCCCTATGCGCGCTTTGGACTGCGCACGGTGGCGGACTCGGTGCCGGACAAGGGCGCTCCGGGGGGGATCCACGCGGCGCTGTGCGCGGCCCGCACGGAGTGGGTGATGGCGGTGGCCTGTGACATGCCCTTCGTGGCTCCCGCGGCTGTGCGCGTGTTGCTGGAGGCGCGCGGTCCCGAGGTGGACGCGGTGGCCTTCACGGTGGAGGGCCGGGTGGAGCCGCTCCTGGCGGTCTATCGCGCGTCGCTCGCCGCGCCCTGGGGCGAGGTGCTGAAGCAGGACAATCCCTCCCTGCGGGGGCTGCTTGCCCAGTGCCGCGCGAGGCTCCTGCCGGAAGAGGCCCTGCGGGCCGTGGACCCGGCGCTGCGCTCCCGGGTGAGCGTGAACACCCCCGAGGAGTTGGTGCGCTGGGGCCTCACGTGGCCAGGGGGGCCCGGGGCAGGTACACGGTGAAGCGGGTGCCCTCCTCCTTCGTGGAGCGCACCTCCAGTCTTCCTCCATGCGCCAGGGCGATCTGCCGGGCGATGAAGAGCCCCAGCCCCAGGCCGGAGGGCTTCGCGTCCTCCGCCTTCGCACCCCGGCGGAAAGGCTCGAAGAGTTCGGGAAGAATGCTGGCGGGGATGGGCTCGCCTTCGTTGTGCACCTCCAGCCGTACCTGGGGGCCGTCGTCGTACAGGGTCACCGTCACCGGCGTGTCGTCCGGGCTGTAGTCCAGCGCGTTCTTCGCCAGGTTCCCCACCAGTTGCGCCAGCCGGTCCCCGTCCCACTCGCCCTGGAACTGGCCCTCGCCCTTCAGCCGCACCTCGCGCTCGGGCCGGGCCACGCGCAGCTCGTCCAGCACGTGGCGGCACAGGGGCCGCAGGTCTCCGGGTTTCCGGGCGATGGGGATGCCTCCGCCCAGCCGCCCCCGCGTGAAGTCCAGCAGCTCGCCGATCATCCGCCCCATCCGCTCGGTGCTGTGGACGATGCGTCCAGCCGTCTTCATCGCCCGCGCGGGCAGCCCCTCCTCGCGCACCAGGGCTCCCGCGGACAGGGCGATGGCGTTGAGCGGGTTGCGCAAGTCATGGCTGACGATGCCCAGGAAGCGTTCGCGGAACTCCGCGGCCCGCCGCAGCTCGCTCTCGCGTTTCTGGTGCTCGGTCAGGTCCGTGACGATCACCACCGCGCTGGCGATGCGCTCTCCCATGCGCACGGGCGCCGCCGCGAAGCGCACCCACAGGTCCTTCCCGCTGGGGACATGGCACAGCACCAACTCGTGGGTGAAGGCCTCGCCCGCAAGGGCCCGCGTGAAGGGCTCGTTCTCGGGCGCCAGGGCCTCGTCGGTGTCCGCCGTCCGGCAGGCCAGCCGCCTTCCCAGTTCCTGCGGCGCCACGTGGCGGATGTCCTCTCCCAGCAGCTCCCTCGCCCGCGCATTGGCGTGCTTGATGTGCCGGGCGTCGCCCACGTACACCGCGTCCGGGATGCTCTGGAGGATGGCCTCCAGCTTCGCCGCGTCGCTGGCCACCGCGTCCGCGGATCGCTTGCGCTCGGTGAGGTCCACCACCACGGAGCCCATCAGGAAGGTGCGTCCCTGGGCGTCCTTCACGGGGTAGCAGCTCACCACCCAGAAGCCCGGCTCTCCGTTCAGGCCCGGCGTGGTGCCTGTCAGCTCGAAGTCGAGCACGGGCTCTCCGGTCTGCAGCACCTTCTGGTAGAGCGGTTCGAGCACGGAGGCCAGCTCGGGGACGACGTCCCGCAGGGGCCGGCCCAGGCTCTGCTCCACCGGCACGCCGTTGATGGCGGCGATGGTTCGGTTGAGGTGCACGAAGCGCAGGTCCGGACTCACGAAGCACAGCCCTACCGGAGCGGTGGCCAGCATCGTGTCCAGCAGCACCTGGGCCTCGACCTGTGCATCCATCTGGCTTTGCCGCGCGGTGGCTGCTGCGGCCTCCGTCAGCGCTTCCTCCAGCGCCTGATCCAGGAAGTGGTGGAGCACCTTCAGCTCCTGGAAGTCCACCGTCTCTCCGGCCTCTTCCCACAGGTCGAGGACACAGTCCCGGACGAGGCCGAATCCGGAGCGGAGCTGCGAGGCATCCGCGCCCTTCAAAGGCTGGCGGGCAGGCGCCTCGCGCGGGGGGAGGGGACGGGACTCGAGCGCGGCCTGAAGCCCATCCAGCAGCCTGGGGAGTGTCTCCATCCATCCGGGAGGAGGCAGGACCTGGGCCTTGCCCACGACGCGCTGGAGGAGCGCCTCTCTTTCGGAGGAGAGCAGCCGGGCCAGTCCGTTCATGGCCTTCATCCACCACAGTGCGCGGCGACCGTGGCGAACAATTCGCCGATCTCGAACGGCTTCTTGAGGATGCCCTGCGCTCCTGGGAGGGGTTGCTTGCCACTGGCCGTCACGATGATGACGGGCAGGGAATGGAAGACCGGGTGCTTGCGCAGATGGCGCAGGAAGTCCTCTCCACTCATCACCGGCATCATGAGGTCCAGCAGCACCATGCACGGAGGATTCATCTGCTCGATGACCTCCAGTCCCTCCTGGCCGTTGGACGCCACGGAGATCTCAAAGCCCTCGGTCTCGAGGAGCTCGGCCATGGCGGCCCGGATGTCTTCGTCATCCTCGACGATGAGGATGGTGCCGCGGGAGGTGGGGAGGCTCACAAGAGGATTCTAGACAGCCAGCCCTTCCGGGTAATTTGGATTGCACTTGCTCTGTCGGATTCCGACATCGCGCGCTTGCGGGGGACGCCCCTGACGCGGTCCGGTACACTGCTGGTGACAGGACGGGCGCCCCACGGAATGGATGACTCCTCGCGCGAAGGCAACATGGCCGACGTCTCCACGATGGGCGTGAGGGAGCGGGCCAGCGAGCAGCAACGCGCCCGCATCATTCCCGCGCTGACCCTCGTCTCGCATTCCATGGCCCACCGGGTGGGCGAGCGGCTGCTGCTGGAGCCGCTCACGCTCGGCCGGGAGGTGGCTTTGTCGCGTAACCTGCCGGATTTCCAGCGCCCTGGCTCGTCGCTGGGATTGCCCCTCGCCGACCCGTTCCTGAGCCGCAAGCCGCTGGTGTTCTCGCCCGCGCCCGAAGAGGGCCTCCGGCTGAACCCGGGAGAGGGCAGCAAGGTGTCCATTGGGGGCATGCTTCTGTCGGGTCCCTGGGAGTTCACCCGGGAAGAGGTGGCCGCGGGGATTCCCCTGGAGTTGGCGGGACGCGTGGTGCTGCTGCTGCACCTGGCGGACCTGTCGCTGACGGAGACAGCGGACACGCTGGGGATGGTGGGCGTGGGGGGCGGCGTCCAGCGCGTGCGCCGCCACATCGAGCAGGTGGCGGACCTGAACGTTCCGGTGCTGGTGCGCGGGGAGACAGGCTCCGGCAAGGAGCTCATCGCCCGCGCCATCCACCAGCGCAGCAAGCGGCGGGACAAGGCGTTCATCAGCGTGAACCTGGGGGCCATTCCGAAGGAGCTGGCCGCCGCCGAGCTGTTCGGGGCCCACAAGGGGGCGTACACGGGCTCCACGCGGGACCGCGAGGGGTTCTTCCGGGCCGCGCACGAGGGGACACTCTTCCTGGATGAAGTGGGCGAGGCGCCCCCCGAGGTGCAGGTGATGCTGCTCCGGGTGCTGGAGACGGGGGAAATCTATCCCGTGGGTGGCCATACGCCGGTGGCGACCGATGTGCGGCTCATCGCGGCGACGGACGCGCAGTTGGAGGACCGCATCCAGGATGGGCGGTTCAAGGCGCCGCTGCTGCATCGGCTGTCAGGGTATGACCTCCGGGTGCCCGCCTTGCGCGAGCGCCGGGAGGACATCGGGCTGCTGTTCCACCACTTCGCCCGGGAGGTGCTGGAGGAGTTGGGAGAGACGTGGCGGTTGAAGCCGGAGGATGCGTCGGCGGAGCCGTGGTTGCCGGCCTCGTTGGCTTCCCGGCTGGTGCAATACGCGTGGCCCGGCAACATCCGGCAGCTGCGCAACCTCTCGCGGCAGCTCATCATTGGCAGCCGGGGGCATCCCCACTTGAGGCTGGACCCGAGGTTGGAGCAGGAGTTGGAGGCCGAGACGCTGGCCCGGCCGGGCCGACCCGCGGTGTTGTCCCCCACGCCCGAGCCGAAGACGCCCGCCCGGCGCAAGGCCTCGGACGTGGCCGAGGAGGAGTTGCTGTCTGCTCTGCGGGAGTGCGCGTGGGACCTCAAGGCCACGGCGGACCGGCTCGGGATTCCCCGTTCTTCCATTTATGACTTGATCGACAAGAGTCCCCACCTTCGGACTGCGGGAGACCTGAGCGTGGAGGAGCTCACCCGCTGCTACAGGGAGTGCGGCGGGGACCTGGAGGCCATGGCCCGGCGGCTCGAAGTGTCCAAACGGGCGCTGGGCCGCCGCATCAAGGAGCTGGGTCTGGCGTCCCAAGACACGTGAGTCAGGAAAGCAGTGAAAAAGGCAGCGGCGGCGACGTGTCGGCGACGCCCGGCCGACACGTCGATGGGGGGGCCCCCCCCTTGTTCACAACCCGATAGGACGGTCATGCTGGAAACGGCTGCTGACCTTGCGGGTCTCTCTGTTGGCATCGCCGTTGCTGAGACCCCAAGGCGGACGGCCCTTATCGGATCCACCCGCCGGACACTTGGAGACATGACCATGGCCAACGAGAAAGAGACCCCGAAGAACCCCACGACGACGACCACCACGACCAGCAAGGGCAGTGGCGCGACGACGAACGCGGGTCCGGGCGGCAAGACCGGCGATGTGCCGGTTATCTCGGGTTAGGACTCTCTGGAGAGGTTGGATGAGGCTGGGAGGATTCTTTCCAGCCCGATGCCAGGTTGGGATTTTTCTTCAGCGCCCGGGAGAGATCTTCCCGGCTCCGGGCCAGCCATGCTTGTTGTTCCGCCGCATTGGTTTTCGTACCTGCGCGCATCAGCCGTAATTGTGATCGCAGCAGCAGAGCACGGGGCCATTCGGGACAGGTGGACAGCACTTCTTCCACCAAGGTAAGGCCGCGCTCCAAGGGCAGAACGGGGGCATGGCCTGCCTGTGCTTCAAAGGTGGCCCAATCGAACTGGAGCGCACCAAAGGCCAGTCGCGCCTCGAAGGCGTCGGCCATCAGCTCCAGGGACTTTTCGTAGGCCCGCGCTGCTTCCTGCAGGTCTGCATCCGGTGTGATTCCCTGCCGTACCCGCCAACTCGCTTGGAGTCTGTGCATTAAACCCAGATAGAGCCAGGCTCGGGCATGCTTGGGGTTGAGCGCCAAGGCTTCACGAAGGGTCTTCTCGGCACGCTGAAGAAAAGTGCTTGGCGCTTTTCCTTGCCGCAACGCTGCGTCCGCCAGCCATGTGAGGCTCTCTCCCAATCCGGCTTGGGAATCCGCCTCGTCCCGGGACAATTCGATGGCTTCCTCAAAGGAAGCGGTAGCGGAGCGGAGGCTGTCGCTCGGGTCCTGTCCCCGGTCTCGCTGAAACGTGGCGCGCAGCAGGAAGGCCGAGCCGCGGTTGATGTGACCGTAGAGTTGGAGCGGAGCCAGCCGGATGGCTTCCTCATAAGAGGCTTGGGCCTCCTGAAGCAGCGCAAAAGCATCACCACCGTGCTCCCAGCGCCGCTGGGCTTGGTTGAACAAGGTGAAGCCCAGCCCATTGTGGAGGTTGGGTGCCTGGGGGTTGATGGCAAGCCCTTTGCGGAACAGAACCAGCGCGGTGTCCAGGTAGTTTGAGCCTTCGTCCCCGCAGCGGTGCATCTCAGCCCACGCATTGTGGATGTTGCCTCCATAGAAGTAGGGCACCCAGTTCTGGGGGTTGAGTTCCATCGCCCGCTGGAGTGCTTCCCAGGCTTGCCGCAACAGTTGTTCGCGGTGAGAGCCCACGTCTGGCGAAGCGT encodes the following:
- the mobB gene encoding molybdopterin-guanine dinucleotide biosynthesis protein B, translating into MRAPPAVSIIGGSGMGKTTLVERLLPALQEQGLRVGVVKHSSDPHPLHREHSDTARFEQAEAAFVAFATPAGVQLTVREDPSRALLPLLARFGDTVDLVLVEGWKNGPLPKLEVWREGQGPLLAASRPDVVAIVTDARELPEGAPQEPKRFGLEEVQGLAMFIARLARERTHVD
- a CDS encoding DNA alkylation repair protein: MSAETIQRELAQSADAAKAAFYPRFFKTGPGEYAEGDRFLGVTVPLQRRIARRHRDTPLPELAKLVGSPIHEHRLTGFLILIGQYRQADEAVRERLHAFCLRHLASLNNWDLVDTVAPHLLGEHLVLHPERRSMLFDWVRSPSLWKRRIAIMATHAFVRKGDFADALALAERLLGDPEDLIHKAVGWTLREVGTRALALEEAFLERHAGQMPRTMLRYAIEKFPPARRRYFMER
- the mobA gene encoding molybdenum cofactor guanylyltransferase codes for the protein MGPYPDVTWAVIAGGQARRLSGVPKGLLEFEGRPVLAWLLALSPLFAETLLVANVPEPYARFGLRTVADSVPDKGAPGGIHAALCAARTEWVMAVACDMPFVAPAAVRVLLEARGPEVDAVAFTVEGRVEPLLAVYRASLAAPWGEVLKQDNPSLRGLLAQCRARLLPEEALRAVDPALRSRVSVNTPEELVRWGLTWPGGPGAGTR
- the fdhD gene encoding formate dehydrogenase accessory sulfurtransferase FdhD, with translation MLIDNKGVAQRKVMRFSSGKATPSELDSVAVEEPLEIRVSGDTVAITMRTPGQDRELAAGFLFSEGIIRSADDLGGLAHCGHPGEEGWGNIIEVTPAPGLVLDIEKVSAARRGTLTTSACGVCGRRSVEDLMAVCTPVPAGATLSPKLVARATDRLKEVQLNFARTGGMHAAAALDAKGEMLAAAEDVGRHNAVDKVVGDMVLEGVIRSARAPTSLLNPSSKYQPWVLVVSGRASFEIVQKAAMAKIPVVASVSAASSLAVDLAERSGITLATFVRNGRFNVYTHPERLGIE
- a CDS encoding molybdopterin molybdotransferase MoeA, whose protein sequence is MSLTSLATARQAVLDAVCPAPAEAVPLLHAHGRFLATAVSATRSLPGCDNSAMDGWAVRAGETHGATRGHPVRLRVVDTVYAGALPSCSLQPGEAARIFTGAPLPPGADAVVRQEAARAEGTGHVSLFITVPPGHDIRRAGEEVREGTPLFAAGQRVEPSVLGVLASLGMPTALVRPAPRVAVLATGDELVPPGHPAQPHQVYESNLLLVAALAREAGAEVISTGRARDDRTELREAVTRLASQADVLVTTGGASVGDKDQVKSALTELGARFVVDGVALKPGKPVAVARLGSTAVIVLPGNPGAATVAWDQLGRPVLLKLQGVHEERRRLRARLTEGRHKQAGLTYLISAQVEHREGLAWVRLRPQGAGQILQNVGAEGYAVLPPGRADFAEGDEVEVELFDRPRYLAAVP
- a CDS encoding AAA family ATPase, whose protein sequence is MLIELKVYDFKSYREAALPLAELTVLIGANASGKSNLLEALQILSWLARGRRLSEILYALKDRQLDVRGPVSRLVHGDGAEFSLSAMLEIDGQILGFVVELGLEAQGLRIVSEALLDEETAAKLFLYRVDRESASPYSNEVQVEYNNFARGGVKPKIACINQQAIFTQLTTPARFWSEHKKSQERIPQASKQLQSALESILFLDPAPRRMRDYSFTVERTLQGDGSNVSAVLYDLCEKQQRKAEVLAFIRSLPEQDILDLLFLKGPRDEVMVQLTESFGGKSQTYEAALLSDGTLRVLAVAAAVLSVPEGSLVVIEEIDNGVHPNRARLLLENIQRVARARKLRVLLTTHNPALLDAIPVDAIPDVVACYRDPKEGDSRLMPLSKIPDYPELVAQGPVGQLVTRGILDRYLKFPKTPEDKAAQAQEVLAMLHDAPSEP
- a CDS encoding sensor histidine kinase: MNGLARLLSSEREALLQRVVGKAQVLPPPGWMETLPRLLDGLQAALESRPLPPREAPARQPLKGADASQLRSGFGLVRDCVLDLWEEAGETVDFQELKVLHHFLDQALEEALTEAAAATARQSQMDAQVEAQVLLDTMLATAPVGLCFVSPDLRFVHLNRTIAAINGVPVEQSLGRPLRDVVPELASVLEPLYQKVLQTGEPVLDFELTGTTPGLNGEPGFWVVSCYPVKDAQGRTFLMGSVVVDLTERKRSADAVASDAAKLEAILQSIPDAVYVGDARHIKHANARARELLGEDIRHVAPQELGRRLACRTADTDEALAPENEPFTRALAGEAFTHELVLCHVPSGKDLWVRFAAAPVRMGERIASAVVIVTDLTEHQKRESELRRAAEFRERFLGIVSHDLRNPLNAIALSAGALVREEGLPARAMKTAGRIVHSTERMGRMIGELLDFTRGRLGGGIPIARKPGDLRPLCRHVLDELRVARPEREVRLKGEGQFQGEWDGDRLAQLVGNLAKNALDYSPDDTPVTVTLYDDGPQVRLEVHNEGEPIPASILPELFEPFRRGAKAEDAKPSGLGLGLFIARQIALAHGGRLEVRSTKEEGTRFTVYLPRAPLAT
- a CDS encoding sigma 54-interacting transcriptional regulator, with product MDDSSREGNMADVSTMGVRERASEQQRARIIPALTLVSHSMAHRVGERLLLEPLTLGREVALSRNLPDFQRPGSSLGLPLADPFLSRKPLVFSPAPEEGLRLNPGEGSKVSIGGMLLSGPWEFTREEVAAGIPLELAGRVVLLLHLADLSLTETADTLGMVGVGGGVQRVRRHIEQVADLNVPVLVRGETGSGKELIARAIHQRSKRRDKAFISVNLGAIPKELAAAELFGAHKGAYTGSTRDREGFFRAAHEGTLFLDEVGEAPPEVQVMLLRVLETGEIYPVGGHTPVATDVRLIAATDAQLEDRIQDGRFKAPLLHRLSGYDLRVPALRERREDIGLLFHHFAREVLEELGETWRLKPEDASAEPWLPASLASRLVQYAWPGNIRQLRNLSRQLIIGSRGHPHLRLDPRLEQELEAETLARPGRPAVLSPTPEPKTPARRKASDVAEEELLSALRECAWDLKATADRLGIPRSSIYDLIDKSPHLRTAGDLSVEELTRCYRECGGDLEAMARRLEVSKRALGRRIKELGLASQDT
- a CDS encoding response regulator; its protein translation is MSLPTSRGTILIVEDDEDIRAAMAELLETEGFEISVASNGQEGLEVIEQMNPPCMVLLDLMMPVMSGEDFLRHLRKHPVFHSLPVIIVTASGKQPLPGAQGILKKPFEIGELFATVAAHCGG